The Pyrus communis chromosome 5, drPyrComm1.1, whole genome shotgun sequence region TTACGATGATATATTTCTCTCTAGTTATAAGTACACGATGTCTTAAATTCCACGTATAAATTCAAATTGCAGGATTTGGGGCTCTCACTCATAGGTGCGAGCAAGCGGACAGAACCCCGGCCCCATTTATCCATATTCAGATCTCGCTCGTTATCCGCTGACacaaaaacagagaaaaaaatCCGACTGGAAATTCGCAAATGGCGCTTCTCAACGTCTCCATCTGCTCTTCCAAACTCCCCCCAaaaccctccctctctctcccccataAACCTCACCCTTCCCGCCAACACCTCCCTCTCTCCGCCGGCTATCCTCCGCCCCAGGTACACTGCGCTACCTCGCCTCCTTCTCTCCTCCATTTCCGCTTATCTCGCACTGCGCACACCCGCGTACGTTAGCCAATTCGCTCTGATGAATTCTCACTTTTCAAATTTCCTGCACAGCTTGTAAAGAATCGCCTGGAAACTTCTGGAAGTTCTGTGTTGTCGCTGGGAGAGTCCGTATGTAAGGCGAGCCTTATCGCTCTGCTCTCGGCCTCTCTGTTCGTAGCCAATCCTGCATTCGCCTTTAAGGTAAGTGTTTAATCCTGAATTCCAATAATCTGTTTGGTTCCGGAGAAAGTGAAGGAAAATTACTCAATGTACTAAGATTTCGTCTCGTTGTTGGTGAAAGGGTGGGGGTCCGTACGGTGCGGAGGTGACTAGGGGCCAGGACCTCACCGGCAAGGACTTTAGCGGCAAGACTTTGATCAAGCAAGACTTCAAAACGGTCCAAAATCGATCGAATTTGTTATATGCAAAGCGTTTGATGCTTTTACATtcgaaaattttgaatctttgtgtgttgattttgtTGCAGTCGATATTGAGGCAAGCGAATTTCAAAGGCGCCAAGTTATTAGGTGCTAGCTTCTTTGATGCTGATTTAACAGGTACatttgttttcaattatttatcATCACGAATGCTGTAACCTTCGAGTGGCGTTGGTACGTGTTGCAAATGTTTAGGAAGAACATGGTTAATGGGTTGTTTTGTTTACTGTGATATTCTCTTTCCAGGGGCTGATCTTTCTGATGCAGATCTAAGAGCTGTGGACTTTTCTTTGGCCAATGTGACAAAGGTGAACTTTGATGGAACATTCAATTTTACATTTGATTAATAAGAAACCCTAATTTAGATGTTCTGGCGTTCCACCATCAGTTTTGTGGTAAATGGTGAAAAATGTAGATAAGGGGATAATAGTGGGACTGAAAATGTTCCCAGTAACTTACGAATGTTCAGTCGATGAGTCTGAAGTTCCGATTTCCAGGAGTTATGGGGTTACAATGTGGAATAATAAGCAGAAGGATGAGAGAATCCTGGCTGTAATCCGTTGTTTGAGTCCTCTTAAGTTGGCAACATAGGGGGGCCACTTTTCTGGAGAATTTTACTTCTTTTCTCTACTATTTAATTTGGCTCAGTTTTGTTTCTTAGTAAGATTTGCAGCTCGAATTGTTAATCATGAATACCTCCACACCTTTAGAAAATTATCAGTCGGAAGCTCTCTTCGTGTTGTCATTTTTCGAGGATATTAGAGGGAAAAAGAGATTTGAGGTAGGTTAGAGTGATGGAGTTTCATGCTTTATCAGGTTTGTTTTGATCGGGGTCTGGTTAACTTGTGATGCAAGTGCCCTTCAAGCAAGTTCGCAATAGCATTCTTAATGGAGTTtcatttgttttctgtttttgagatTGCAACGAGAATGAAATTGGTAGAGCTTTCCAATCAAGTTCATTAGAGAATTTTGAGGAATTTACCCTAAAATAGCATCATATTTAGTAGAAAACAGTTAAACCAGTCATTCAATCAGACAGCTAGCCTTCAGTAGTGGAAAATGCTTTCATCAACTAGTTTGGCTGAACCTTATAAATTTTCCACTTTCCCAGTTTTACAGTTCTGTTAGTTTCCACCCGAATGCAGTTACGTTCCCATCCCTTGGTCAATGCCTCAGGTGTTGGTAGTAACAGTTGGGTTCCACTGGTCCCAAAGTTCGAATGTCCAAGCATAAAAAATGAAGTAGGAAAGGTTTCCATAATGTTCTAACTTCTCACTCGCACATGTTCCACTTCTGCAGGCGAATCTGAGCAACGCTAACTTAGAAGGTGCAGTAGCCACAGGCAACACATCTTTCAAAGGGTCAAATATTACGGGTGCAGGTATGTCAAGATTTTGCTCAATGCTAATATTTCCTAATGCTTTGACTTAACCCTTACCATTCGGGACTTCATCTCAAGGTTTACTCTAATCCATTCGAGCTACGTTTAATACtacaaagaaaatggaaaattaaacaacaaaaaaaaagataagCTTTTCATCTCGTTGCTGTATCTAGTTTTCTTTCCAGTCTACACAGCAGCTTCAGTTTTCTTTGGCTAGTTTCCATGGAAAATAGATAATGGAATGTTTCCATTTCCTTGGGGCAAACCAAGCATATCTTAATTTTCTAGGCTGCGTAAATTCAAATCGAGTGTACATAATCAATTTTGGACGATTTTCTATGTATGTTGCCAGACTTCACAGATGTGCCTCTGAGAGAAGATCAACGGGAATATCTCTGCAAAGTTGCCGATGGGTAAGAATACGATACTTTATATCTACACATTCATCTTCACAAATCTGCTCCATTTTACAATGAAGCCACTGTTCTGTTAACAGGGTGAATCCGACAACTGGAAACCCAACACGTGAAACCTTGCTTTGCAATTAATAGATCATTGATCAAAATATAGGACGACATTGTAAGGAGGGAGTTGGTTAATATTGGATACACAGGAAGCTGCAATTTTCACGAATGGAGCGTGTTACTTAATCTGATGTAACTATTGTATGGTATGTAAGTAATTGTTCGTTCCATTTATTCAAACGCATACATGAACACACGTAAACTATGGCCAACCAGGTACGGTTTGATATACTTTTATCAGTTAACTTTCTGTACCATTCACCGTGTCACCATGTTTCATGTAAGTAACCATTGTCGGAGGCTGAGGTGGGCAGTCAGCTGAACTCTTGTCTGTTCATTGTTTCTCCTCCATTGACAAGGAAACCATTATTGGCATCGTCTTTCACCAGGTATTGCGTCTTACATTTATCGCAAATTTTCTTCGGTGACAGTAGTAATCTGCTTTTAGCTTTCACTTACCAATGGAACAAAGAGAGTTTAGCTCCACCTAGATTAGCAAATAGCAAACAACAGTAAACCTGTTAATGCTATGCGTTATCGTGTGTATTCTTCATTTGCTAGTAGTAGTGCGGCTGCTTTCAGGCCATTTGGTGTGTTTAGCTCCAACTGGTCAAGTTGCAAGTgcaattttaacttttgttgTTGATATGAGCCTAAGGCCACTCCCATTCGAACTTTGAAAAAttgacacacacacatacaaggACATCGAAAAATGACACGCTATTATTGTGTGCTATAAGAATACGATCACGTGATATAATTAGTTTGTGTGGTATAATTTGGGGTTTGTATGAGCCTGTTTAGATACATTAGCTTTGCCGTTCGTTCGTATTAACACAAGTAGACTAGTTATATCATGTGATCGTATTCCTACCAAATGCTTCTTGAGGATTACTTTCTTTAGCAGAAATAAAGAAGAGAGATTGAGATacagaggaagagagaaattaCAAGGGGTAGTTGCTTAAGTGTGGACTAATCTAAGCCTTCGATTATTGCTTGAATTAGTTACATAAGTGGAACGGTTGAATAGGCTAATCTAGgatttttagtcaaaatggtctttgaaattgttataactcctcactttggtccctgagatttaaaatcgataaaagtgGTTCCGGAGATTGTCCACTATCAAACATTTTGGATATTCTGTGAAAAATATCCATGGAATTGAAAAAACCACTAGTTCAAGTGCAGGAGTTGATTTGATAAGAATATCATCAATTTAACGGATATTTCTCAcgaaatgacaaaaataatttATGGTAGACAATTTCATAAACtatttctatcgatttcaaatttcaGTAACTAGTTTGGCGCTAATCTATAAGTAGTATGCTAAGCCCCCACAAAAGGCCTCTAAATTACGTAGTCCCGCAGCATTGCCAAATATCCTAAACAGACATAGTGATTGATTCTGTGGGTTTGCATGTCCTAATCCTAATCTCCAGATCTCCATTCGTTATGACTCCGCGGTTCTTAATCTCACAGCATTGCCTACGTGGAGCCGCCTCCTACAAAATCACACCCATTAGATTATACCACTAATCACAAATTAATCTGAAAACATATCCACTAATCTACTGTGCAACGTGGGAACAAACTCCCCTACAACGGGGATGATTGGGGAAGTACGTTAAGTTAGTTACTCCTGTCGTGTGAGTAACATATGATAATGCATGATTAATTTGAATTACTGTCGCAATAGCATTCCTAATGCATATAAgtttagggctcgtttggaagtatTTTGAAATGATCGAAAGCGCTTTTGGTGAGAATATTTTTAGAATCAATCCTTTATAAAAACGTAAGTAAATCCTGCAAAAGCACTTGAATTACTTATTAGAAGAATGAC contains the following coding sequences:
- the LOC137734039 gene encoding thylakoid lumenal 15 kDa protein 1, chloroplastic-like codes for the protein MALLNVSICSSKLPPKPSLSLPHKPHPSRQHLPLSAGYPPPQLVKNRLETSGSSVLSLGESVCKASLIALLSASLFVANPAFAFKGGGPYGAEVTRGQDLTGKDFSGKTLIKQDFKTSILRQANFKGAKLLGASFFDADLTGADLSDADLRAVDFSLANVTKANLSNANLEGAVATGNTSFKGSNITGADFTDVPLREDQREYLCKVADGVNPTTGNPTRETLLCN